In one Aquabacterium sp. OR-4 genomic region, the following are encoded:
- the tmk gene encoding dTMP kinase — MNRGRFISFEGIDGAGKSSHIAALAEWLRARGHRVRLTREPGGTPLAEALRSLFLEQPMDALTEALLVFAGRRDHLAQVIAPALRRGEFVLCDRFTDATFAYQGAGRGFDLGVLAQLEQWVQRSPELAEGFIAPDLTLWFDVPAEVAAQRRAAAREADRLEREDLDFFGRVRSGYAQRAAAAPQRFVRIDGHQAIEAVWQQVQQALEGQTWA, encoded by the coding sequence ATGAACCGCGGCCGCTTCATCAGCTTCGAGGGCATCGATGGCGCCGGCAAGTCCTCGCACATCGCCGCGCTGGCCGAGTGGCTGCGCGCGCGCGGCCACCGCGTGCGGCTCACCCGCGAGCCCGGCGGCACGCCACTCGCCGAGGCGCTGCGCAGCCTGTTTCTCGAGCAGCCGATGGACGCGCTGACCGAGGCGCTGCTGGTGTTTGCCGGCCGCCGCGACCACCTGGCCCAGGTGATCGCACCGGCGCTGCGGCGCGGCGAGTTCGTGCTGTGCGACCGCTTCACCGATGCCACCTTCGCCTACCAGGGCGCCGGCCGCGGCTTTGACCTGGGCGTGCTGGCCCAGCTTGAGCAATGGGTGCAGCGCTCGCCCGAGCTCGCCGAAGGCTTCATCGCGCCCGATCTGACGCTGTGGTTCGACGTGCCGGCCGAGGTGGCCGCGCAACGCCGTGCCGCCGCCCGCGAGGCCGACCGCCTGGAGCGCGAAGACCTCGACTTCTTCGGCCGGGTGCGCAGCGGCTACGCCCAGCGCGCGGCGGCCGCACCGCAGCGCTTTGTGCGCATCGATGGCCACCAGGCCATCGAGGCCGTGTGGCAGCAGGTGCAGCAGGCGCTCGAGGGGCAGACATGGGCGTGA
- a CDS encoding LysR family transcriptional regulator: protein MEPMSHFDHLDLDGHLLGLLLAVAEEGSVTRAAQRLGLTQSAVSHALDKLRAIVGDALFVRSGRGIVPTARAEALVQQARLLLEQMRGFSTVGGFDAARFEGQITVAANDLQRDLLLPAWLQRLRAQAPGLRLRVVPSGVPRPEMLRDGGCQLVLSPRPPEAADLVQNRLFDDRYAVFYDAARRPAPASLADYLAAEHVTVVYEPRRALDLDQWLAEQGVVRQVVATVPGFAGLPAFVRGSRLLCTAPSRLGLGLLGGLASVLPPLPCPTLPMYAIWHVRHQADALHQWLRGTLDEVAATVAFEAG, encoded by the coding sequence ATAGAACCCATGAGCCATTTCGATCATTTGGACCTCGACGGCCATTTGCTGGGCTTGCTGCTGGCGGTGGCCGAAGAAGGTTCGGTGACCCGCGCGGCGCAGCGCCTGGGGCTCACGCAATCGGCGGTGAGCCATGCGCTGGACAAGCTGCGCGCCATCGTGGGCGATGCGCTGTTCGTGCGCTCGGGCCGCGGCATCGTGCCCACCGCCCGCGCCGAGGCCCTGGTGCAGCAGGCGCGGCTGCTGCTGGAGCAGATGCGCGGCTTCAGCACCGTGGGCGGTTTTGATGCCGCGCGTTTCGAGGGCCAGATCACCGTGGCCGCCAACGACCTGCAGCGTGATCTGCTGCTGCCCGCCTGGCTGCAGCGGCTGCGCGCACAGGCACCGGGCCTGCGGCTGCGGGTGGTGCCGTCGGGCGTGCCGCGGCCCGAGATGCTGCGCGACGGCGGCTGCCAGCTGGTGCTCAGCCCGCGCCCGCCCGAGGCCGCCGATCTGGTGCAAAACCGCCTGTTCGACGACCGCTACGCCGTGTTCTACGACGCGGCACGGCGCCCGGCCCCGGCCAGCCTGGCCGACTACCTGGCCGCCGAGCATGTGACCGTGGTCTACGAGCCGCGCCGTGCGCTGGACCTGGACCAGTGGCTGGCCGAGCAGGGCGTGGTGCGCCAGGTGGTGGCCACGGTGCCGGGTTTTGCCGGCCTGCCGGCCTTTGTGCGCGGCAGCCGCCTGCTGTGCACGGCGCCCAGTCGCCTGGGCCTCGGCCTGCTGGGCGGCCTGGCCAGCGTGCTGCCACCCCTGCCCTGCCCCACGCTGCCGATGTACGCCATCTGGCATGTGCGGCACCAGGCCGATGCACTGCACCAGTGGCTGCGCGGCACGCTCGACGAGGTGGCGGCGACGGTGGCGTTCGAGGCCGGCTGA
- a CDS encoding TatD family hydrolase: MFVDSHCHLSFPELRERIDAIRADMAAAQVDRALLICTTLEEFDTVHGLAMAHDNFWATAGVHPDNEGVTEPDETTLGALARRDKVLAIGETGLDYYRLNGRSVADMAWQRERFRVHIRVARQLAKPLVIHTRSASDDTLAVLREEQGGTVHGGPGGVFHCFTETAAVARAALDLGFYISFSGIITFRNAQDLREVAAFVPLDRCLIETDSPYLAPVPYRGKTNSPAYVPHVAAELAKAKGLSLQAVAEATSRNAERLFALPALA; this comes from the coding sequence ATGTTTGTCGACTCGCACTGCCACCTGAGCTTTCCCGAACTGCGCGAACGCATCGACGCCATCCGCGCCGACATGGCCGCCGCGCAGGTGGACCGCGCGCTGCTGATCTGCACCACGCTGGAAGAGTTCGACACCGTGCACGGTCTGGCCATGGCGCACGACAACTTCTGGGCCACAGCCGGGGTGCACCCCGACAACGAAGGCGTGACCGAGCCCGACGAAACCACGCTCGGCGCGCTGGCGCGGCGCGACAAGGTGCTGGCCATCGGCGAGACCGGGCTCGACTACTACCGGCTCAATGGCCGCAGCGTGGCCGACATGGCCTGGCAGCGCGAGCGCTTCCGCGTCCACATCCGCGTGGCGCGGCAACTGGCCAAGCCGCTGGTCATCCACACCCGCAGCGCCTCCGACGACACGCTGGCCGTGCTGCGGGAAGAGCAGGGTGGCACGGTGCACGGCGGGCCGGGCGGCGTGTTCCATTGCTTCACCGAGACCGCGGCGGTGGCGCGTGCCGCGCTCGATCTGGGCTTCTACATCTCGTTTTCCGGCATCATCACCTTCCGCAATGCGCAAGACCTGCGTGAGGTGGCCGCCTTCGTGCCGCTCGACCGCTGCCTGATCGAGACCGACAGCCCCTACCTGGCACCGGTGCCCTACCGCGGCAAGACCAACTCGCCGGCCTATGTGCCGCATGTGGCCGCCGAACTGGCCAAGGCCAAGGGCCTGAGCCTGCAGGCGGTGGCCGAGGCCACCAGCCGCAACGCCGAGCGCCTGTTCGCTTTGCCCGCCCTGGCCTGA
- a CDS encoding feruloyl-CoA synthase, with product MNTPHPAPMALFGDAAALAPPRVLRQDLPGGGFVLRHPEPLQPYSRCIGAWLEHWAATTPEAVFLAERDASASDGWRRLSYAETRRLVGRIAQTLLNWGLPERAPVVVLSDNAVDHALLLLAAMHVGRPVCTISSAYSRLTQDFSKLRGMLDALQPALVYASDAAVYAPALDGWGGPALRVFGKGADTVPGAWAFADLLATRETPAVLATYHGVRPDDHAKYLLTSGSTGLPKAVINTHRMLTANQQQIAQVWPFLNRHRLSLLEWLPWSHTFGANHNFNMVLAHGGTLSIDDGRPAPGLIDKTVANLRAVKPNFYFNVPRGFDMLLPYLEQDAAFAADFFENLEGVFYAGAALPQSLWQRLEGVAERVRGAGRPLWFTSAWGSTETAPAITSVYWRLDRAGCIGGPLPGAEIKCVPNAGKLEMRVRGPNVFAGYRNAPELTAKAFDEDGFYLIGDAGRLVDEADPNQGVAFDGRVAEDFKLMSGTWVSVGTLRVRAVSALTPLASDVVVTGHDREEVGILVFPGPAAKALSAEALAERVRAALVAMRAEHGGSSQAPSRARVLDEPPGVDAGEITDKGYINQRAVLARRAAEVIALYSNVPDPRTIRL from the coding sequence ATGAACACGCCCCACCCTGCGCCGATGGCCTTGTTTGGCGACGCTGCCGCGCTGGCGCCGCCGCGCGTGCTGCGCCAAGACCTGCCCGGTGGCGGCTTCGTGCTGCGCCACCCCGAGCCGCTGCAGCCTTATTCGCGCTGCATCGGTGCCTGGCTGGAGCACTGGGCGGCGACCACGCCCGAGGCGGTGTTTCTGGCCGAACGCGATGCCTCGGCCAGCGATGGCTGGCGGCGGCTGAGCTATGCCGAAACGCGCCGCCTGGTGGGCCGGATCGCCCAGACCCTGCTGAACTGGGGCCTGCCCGAGCGCGCGCCGGTGGTGGTGCTGTCGGACAACGCGGTTGATCATGCGCTGCTGTTGCTGGCCGCGATGCACGTGGGCCGGCCGGTGTGCACCATCTCCAGCGCCTACAGCCGGCTGACCCAGGATTTCAGCAAGCTGCGCGGCATGCTGGATGCCTTGCAGCCGGCCCTGGTGTACGCCAGCGATGCGGCGGTGTATGCGCCCGCACTGGATGGCTGGGGTGGCCCGGCCTTGCGGGTGTTTGGCAAGGGCGCTGACACGGTGCCGGGCGCCTGGGCGTTTGCCGATCTGCTGGCCACCCGCGAGACGCCGGCCGTGCTGGCCACCTACCACGGCGTCCGCCCCGATGACCATGCCAAGTACCTGTTGACCAGCGGCTCCACCGGGCTGCCCAAGGCGGTGATCAACACCCACCGCATGCTCACCGCCAACCAGCAGCAGATTGCGCAGGTGTGGCCGTTCCTGAACCGCCACCGCCTGAGCCTGCTGGAATGGCTGCCCTGGAGCCACACCTTCGGCGCCAACCACAACTTCAACATGGTGCTGGCCCACGGCGGCACGCTCAGCATCGACGATGGGCGGCCGGCACCGGGCCTGATCGACAAGACCGTGGCCAACCTGCGTGCGGTCAAGCCCAACTTCTACTTCAACGTGCCGCGCGGCTTCGACATGCTGCTGCCCTATCTTGAGCAGGACGCGGCTTTTGCGGCCGACTTCTTCGAGAACCTGGAGGGCGTGTTCTACGCCGGCGCCGCCCTGCCCCAGAGCCTGTGGCAGCGGCTGGAAGGCGTGGCCGAACGGGTACGCGGTGCGGGCCGGCCGCTGTGGTTCACCTCGGCCTGGGGTTCGACCGAAACCGCGCCGGCCATCACCTCGGTGTACTGGCGGCTCGACCGTGCCGGCTGCATCGGCGGCCCGCTGCCGGGCGCCGAGATCAAGTGCGTGCCCAATGCCGGCAAGCTGGAGATGCGGGTGCGCGGGCCCAACGTGTTTGCCGGTTACCGCAACGCGCCCGAGCTCACGGCCAAGGCCTTTGACGAGGACGGCTTCTACCTGATCGGCGATGCCGGCCGCCTGGTGGACGAGGCCGACCCGAACCAGGGCGTGGCCTTTGACGGCCGCGTGGCCGAAGACTTCAAGCTGATGAGCGGCACCTGGGTGTCGGTGGGCACGCTGCGGGTGCGCGCCGTCAGCGCCCTGACCCCGCTGGCCAGCGACGTGGTGGTGACCGGGCACGACCGCGAAGAGGTCGGCATCCTGGTGTTTCCGGGGCCGGCGGCCAAGGCACTGTCGGCCGAGGCCCTGGCCGAGCGCGTGCGCGCGGCCCTGGTGGCGATGCGTGCCGAGCACGGTGGATCGTCGCAGGCGCCCAGCCGGGCTCGCGTGCTCGACGAGCCGCCCGGCGTGGATGCCGGCGAGATCACCGACAAGGGCTACATCAACCAGCGCGCGGTGCTGGCCCGCCGCGCCGCCGAGGTGATCGCGCTGTACAGCAACGTGCCAGACCCGCGCACGATCCGGCTGTAG
- a CDS encoding DNA polymerase III subunit delta', giving the protein MGVTSSGLLIGVGPQGQLPLPWLGEGLARARALTQAHALLAHGPAGVGQLEFCLLLAQAWLCERPAAPAAGQGLGAGQGAACGHCESCHLVRSRSHPDLLVVLPEALRLQIGWADDDEKPKGEAKPSREIRITQLREAIDWAQRTSGRGRAKVLLIHPADAMNGPTANALLKTLEEPPGQLRIVLGSADPERLLPTVRSRCQRVPLALPPAEQAAAWLRAQGLAEPGPLLALAGGSPLEALALAAEGLTPEVLAELPRRVAAGDPAPLQGRPIPRVVELLLKLAHDAMALAVGGAPRHFAAASLPVGGDLAALVAWQQALLRAARHDEHPWNAGLLIESLVGQAAAAWPVAPRGAQRGERPAPGAHGGGRASLHSAR; this is encoded by the coding sequence ATGGGCGTGACATCGTCGGGGCTGCTGATCGGTGTGGGCCCGCAAGGCCAGTTGCCGCTGCCCTGGCTGGGCGAGGGCCTGGCGCGCGCCCGCGCCTTGACCCAGGCCCATGCCCTGCTGGCGCATGGCCCGGCCGGCGTGGGCCAGCTCGAGTTCTGCCTGCTGCTGGCCCAGGCCTGGCTGTGCGAGCGGCCGGCCGCACCCGCCGCAGGGCAGGGCCTGGGCGCAGGGCAGGGCGCCGCCTGTGGCCATTGCGAGAGCTGCCACCTGGTGCGCTCGCGCAGCCACCCCGATCTGCTGGTGGTGCTGCCCGAGGCGTTGCGCCTGCAGATCGGCTGGGCCGACGACGACGAAAAACCCAAGGGCGAGGCCAAGCCCAGCCGCGAGATCCGCATCACCCAGTTGCGCGAGGCCATCGACTGGGCCCAGCGCACCAGCGGCCGCGGCCGCGCCAAGGTGCTGCTGATCCATCCGGCCGACGCGATGAACGGCCCCACCGCCAACGCCCTGCTGAAGACCCTGGAAGAGCCGCCGGGCCAGCTGCGCATCGTGCTCGGCAGCGCCGATCCCGAACGCCTGCTGCCCACGGTGCGCAGCCGCTGCCAGCGCGTGCCGCTAGCTTTGCCGCCGGCCGAGCAGGCCGCCGCCTGGCTGCGCGCCCAGGGCCTGGCCGAGCCCGGCCCGCTGCTGGCGCTGGCCGGCGGCAGCCCGCTGGAAGCGCTGGCGCTGGCCGCCGAAGGCCTCACGCCCGAGGTGCTGGCCGAGCTGCCGCGCCGCGTGGCGGCGGGCGATCCAGCGCCGCTGCAGGGCCGGCCGATCCCGCGCGTGGTTGAACTGCTGCTGAAGCTGGCGCACGACGCGATGGCCCTGGCCGTGGGCGGCGCGCCGCGCCACTTCGCCGCCGCAAGCCTGCCGGTGGGCGGTGATCTGGCTGCGCTGGTGGCCTGGCAGCAGGCCCTGCTGCGCGCCGCCCGCCACGACGAACACCCGTGGAACGCCGGGCTGCTGATCGAATCGCTGGTCGGCCAGGCGGCGGCCGCATGGCCGGTGGCGCCGCGTGGCGCACAGCGCGGCGAACGCCCGGCTCCCGGCGCCCACGGCGGCGGACGCGCTTCGCTACACTCGGCGCGATGA
- a CDS encoding class III extradiol dioxygenase family protein: protein MAKIIGGITTSHVPAIGGAIAKSLQQDPYWKPFFDGFGPVRHWLAETRPDTVVLFYNDHGLNFFLDKMPTFAIGAASEYRNADEGWGIPQVPPFQGDAALSWHLMESLVGEDFDPVSCQEMQVDHAFTLPMALLWPDQKWPVKVVPVCINTVQAPLPSARRCWALGQAVGRAVASWPADQRVLVLGTGGLSHQLDGERAGHINKAFDLQFMDSLVGAQPDWATQFSTREIVQAAGTQGVELLMWLATRAALGPQVRELHRNYHIPISNTAAGLMLLEPRA, encoded by the coding sequence ATGGCCAAGATCATCGGTGGCATCACCACCTCGCACGTGCCCGCCATCGGCGGCGCCATTGCCAAGAGCCTGCAGCAAGACCCGTACTGGAAGCCCTTCTTCGACGGCTTCGGCCCGGTGCGCCATTGGCTGGCCGAGACCCGGCCCGACACCGTGGTGCTGTTCTACAACGACCACGGCCTGAACTTCTTTCTCGACAAGATGCCCACCTTCGCCATCGGCGCGGCCAGCGAATACCGCAACGCCGACGAGGGCTGGGGCATTCCGCAGGTACCGCCATTCCAGGGCGATGCGGCGCTCAGCTGGCACCTGATGGAATCGCTGGTGGGCGAGGACTTCGATCCGGTCAGCTGCCAGGAGATGCAGGTCGACCATGCCTTCACGCTGCCGATGGCCCTGCTGTGGCCCGATCAGAAGTGGCCGGTGAAGGTGGTGCCGGTGTGCATCAACACCGTACAGGCGCCGCTGCCGAGCGCCAGGCGCTGCTGGGCGCTGGGCCAGGCGGTCGGCCGTGCCGTGGCCTCGTGGCCGGCGGATCAACGCGTGCTGGTGCTGGGCACCGGTGGTCTGAGCCACCAGCTCGATGGCGAGCGCGCCGGCCACATCAACAAGGCTTTCGACCTGCAGTTCATGGACAGCCTGGTGGGCGCCCAGCCCGACTGGGCCACGCAGTTCAGCACCCGCGAGATCGTGCAAGCCGCCGGCACCCAGGGCGTGGAACTGCTGATGTGGCTGGCCACCCGGGCCGCGCTCGGCCCGCAGGTGCGCGAGCTGCACCGCAATTACCACATCCCGATCTCGAACACCGCCGCCGGCCTGATGCTGCTGGAACCCCGCGCCTGA
- the mltG gene encoding endolytic transglycosylase MltG, whose protein sequence is MKLWRVVLVLLLLAVGGVAGGVAWWLERPLPLAAPAVELSIEPGMSPREVAAAWVRAGVQTPDWALYQWFRASGQARRIRAGSYEVEPGITPRGLLGKMVQGDESYERVRLIEGWSLRQFRAALAKAPHLKPTTAAMSDAELLAALQLPALPGLGSVASAEGRFFPDTYLYSRGVSDLTVLRRAALAMQRQLDAAWARRAEGLPISTPGQALVLASIVEKETGQAADRGRIAGVFVNRLKIGMPLQTDPSVIYGLGEAFDGNLRKRDLQADTPWNTYTRRGLPPTPIAMPGLASLRAAVQPEATRALYFVARGDGSSIFSEDLGAHNRAVNQYQRGLPPSPTAPRP, encoded by the coding sequence ATGAAGCTCTGGCGTGTTGTTCTGGTGCTGCTGCTGCTGGCCGTGGGCGGCGTGGCGGGCGGCGTGGCCTGGTGGCTCGAGCGGCCGCTGCCGCTGGCCGCACCGGCGGTGGAGCTGTCCATCGAACCCGGCATGAGCCCGCGCGAGGTGGCCGCCGCCTGGGTGCGCGCCGGTGTGCAGACGCCCGACTGGGCGCTGTACCAGTGGTTTCGCGCCAGCGGCCAGGCCCGCCGCATCCGCGCCGGCAGCTACGAGGTCGAGCCCGGCATCACGCCACGCGGCCTGCTGGGCAAGATGGTGCAGGGCGACGAAAGCTACGAGCGCGTGCGCCTGATCGAGGGCTGGAGCCTGCGGCAGTTTCGCGCCGCGCTGGCCAAGGCCCCGCACCTGAAGCCCACCACCGCCGCGATGAGCGACGCCGAGCTGCTGGCCGCGCTGCAACTGCCCGCGCTGCCGGGCCTGGGCAGCGTGGCCAGTGCCGAAGGCCGCTTCTTTCCTGACACCTACCTGTACAGCCGCGGCGTCAGCGATCTCACCGTGCTGCGCCGCGCCGCACTGGCCATGCAGCGCCAGCTCGACGCCGCCTGGGCCCGGCGCGCCGAGGGCCTGCCGATCAGCACGCCGGGCCAGGCGCTGGTGCTGGCCTCGATCGTCGAGAAAGAGACCGGCCAGGCAGCCGACCGCGGGCGCATTGCCGGCGTGTTTGTCAACCGCCTGAAGATCGGCATGCCGCTGCAGACCGACCCCAGCGTGATCTACGGCCTTGGCGAGGCCTTCGACGGCAACCTGCGCAAGCGCGATCTGCAGGCCGACACGCCCTGGAACACCTACACGCGCCGCGGTCTGCCGCCCACGCCCATCGCCATGCCGGGCCTGGCCTCGCTGCGCGCGGCGGTGCAGCCCGAGGCCACGCGTGCGCTGTACTTCGTGGCGCGCGGCGATGGCTCCAGCATCTTCAGCGAGGATCTCGGCGCGCACAATCGCGCCGTCAACCAATACCAGCGCGGCCTGCCGCCGTCGCCCACCGCGCCCCGACCATGA
- a CDS encoding ankyrin repeat domain-containing protein produces the protein MFRTSMRLMAALSLALASLGAHAGAYDDFFRALQTDNASGVAALLQRGFDPNSRDPQGQTALYAALRDGSGQVLALLMAHPQTQIDLANVAGETPLMIAALKGRLDAARQLLDRGATLERDGWTPLHYAASGPEATLVKLLLDRGARPDARSPNGSTPLMMAARNGTEAAVALLLARGADPALRNEQNLVAADFARQAGREKLALSLSQPAR, from the coding sequence ATGTTCCGTACCAGCATGCGCCTGATGGCCGCGTTGAGCCTGGCGTTGGCCAGCCTGGGCGCCCATGCCGGCGCCTACGACGACTTCTTTCGCGCGCTTCAGACCGACAACGCCAGCGGTGTGGCGGCCTTGCTGCAGCGCGGCTTCGATCCCAACTCACGCGACCCGCAGGGCCAGACGGCGCTGTACGCCGCACTGCGCGATGGCTCGGGCCAGGTGCTGGCGCTGTTGATGGCGCATCCGCAAACCCAGATCGACCTGGCCAATGTGGCTGGCGAAACCCCGCTGATGATCGCCGCACTTAAGGGCCGGCTCGATGCCGCGCGGCAGCTGCTGGACCGCGGCGCCACGCTCGAGCGCGATGGCTGGACGCCGCTGCACTACGCCGCCAGCGGCCCGGAGGCGACACTGGTGAAGCTGCTGCTCGACCGCGGCGCGCGGCCGGATGCCCGCTCGCCCAACGGCAGCACACCGCTGATGATGGCGGCGCGCAACGGCACCGAGGCCGCGGTGGCCCTGCTGCTGGCCCGCGGCGCCGATCCGGCGCTGCGCAACGAGCAGAACCTGGTGGCGGCCGATTTCGCCCGCCAGGCCGGACGCGAGAAGCTGGCGCTGTCGCTGAGCCAACCTGCACGGTGA
- a CDS encoding protocatechuate 4,5-dioxygenase subunit alpha — translation MSLNQPPIPGTVIFDGEMARKGYALNKMCYSFNDASNRAAFVADEDGYCERYGLNAAQREAIRARNVLQLIAAGGNAYYLAKFAGIFGLDMQDIGAQQTGLTKEQFKAKLLAARG, via the coding sequence ATGTCGCTCAACCAGCCGCCGATTCCCGGCACCGTGATCTTCGACGGCGAGATGGCCCGCAAGGGCTATGCGCTGAACAAGATGTGCTATTCGTTCAACGACGCGTCCAACCGCGCGGCCTTCGTGGCCGACGAGGACGGCTACTGCGAGCGCTACGGCCTCAACGCCGCGCAGCGCGAGGCCATCCGCGCCCGCAACGTGCTGCAGCTGATCGCCGCCGGCGGCAACGCCTACTACCTGGCCAAGTTTGCCGGCATCTTCGGCCTCGACATGCAGGACATTGGCGCCCAGCAGACCGGCCTGACCAAGGAGCAGTTCAAGGCCAAGCTCCTGGCGGCGCGGGGCTGA
- a CDS encoding PilZ domain-containing protein, protein MNEPASRPGSLATTVATPRPAVIQLVFREKGALYAAYIPMLADGGLFVPTTRDYKLGEDIYLLLSLPEDPQRYPVAGKVAWITPANASGGRTQGVGVRFPNDDKARLLRLRIEEILGTQISSAKPTQTV, encoded by the coding sequence ATGAACGAGCCCGCCTCCCGCCCCGGATCCCTCGCCACCACCGTGGCCACGCCGCGGCCCGCCGTGATCCAGCTGGTGTTTCGCGAAAAGGGCGCGCTGTACGCCGCCTACATCCCGATGCTGGCCGATGGCGGCCTGTTCGTGCCCACCACGCGCGACTACAAGCTGGGCGAAGACATCTACCTGCTCCTGTCGCTGCCCGAAGACCCGCAGCGCTACCCGGTGGCCGGGAAGGTGGCCTGGATCACCCCGGCCAATGCCTCGGGCGGCCGCACCCAGGGCGTGGGCGTGCGTTTTCCCAACGACGACAAGGCCCGGCTGCTGCGCCTGCGCATCGAGGAGATCCTGGGCACCCAGATCTCGTCGGCCAAGCCCACGCAAACCGTCTAG
- a CDS encoding benzoate-CoA ligase family protein encodes MPGQAFNFAAHLLAINTGRADKPAFIDDHGCLRYGELAEQVRRCAAALLAAGVRREERVLLLMHDNLDWPVCFLGALYAGIVPVAVNTLLPADDYAYMLRHSRAQWALVSDALRPALATAMAKGGHELKGVWVSQPDTVLPDGCQALAEVLAAATPLAEPAATSGDDIGFWLYSSGSTGRPKGAVHTHANPWWTAELYARPVLGLGEADVCFSAAKLFFAYGLGNGLSFPLFVGASVVLMAERPTPDAVFKRWMAHRPTVFFGAPTGYAGMLASPHLPARSQVALRLCSSAGEALPRDIGERFTAQYGAEIIDGIGSTEMLHIFLSNRPGDVRYGSTGRPVPGYEVQLRGEDGQPVADGEVGDLYIAGPSAALMYWGNRDKTRDTFQGRWTKSGDKYLRDADGYYTYAGRSDDMLKVSGQYVSPFEVEATLVQHPAVLEAAVIGVADDEGLTRSKAFVVLRSGQQADAQTEALLKAFVKERLAPHKYPRQIEFLDELPKTATGKIQRFKLREREQAR; translated from the coding sequence ATGCCTGGGCAGGCCTTCAATTTCGCCGCCCATCTGCTGGCGATCAACACCGGGCGGGCCGACAAGCCGGCCTTCATCGACGACCACGGCTGCCTGCGCTACGGTGAACTGGCCGAGCAGGTGCGGCGTTGCGCCGCGGCCTTGCTGGCGGCCGGCGTGCGGCGCGAAGAGCGCGTGCTGCTGCTGATGCACGACAACCTGGACTGGCCGGTGTGCTTTCTGGGCGCGCTGTATGCCGGCATCGTGCCGGTGGCGGTCAATACGCTGCTGCCGGCCGACGATTACGCCTACATGCTGCGCCACAGCCGAGCGCAGTGGGCGCTGGTGAGCGACGCCCTGCGCCCTGCCCTGGCCACCGCCATGGCCAAGGGCGGTCACGAACTGAAGGGCGTGTGGGTGTCCCAGCCCGACACGGTGTTGCCCGACGGCTGCCAGGCCCTGGCCGAGGTGCTGGCAGCCGCCACGCCGCTGGCCGAACCCGCGGCGACCTCGGGCGACGACATTGGCTTCTGGCTCTACTCGTCGGGTTCCACCGGCCGGCCCAAGGGCGCGGTGCACACCCATGCCAATCCGTGGTGGACGGCCGAGCTGTACGCCCGCCCGGTGCTGGGCCTGGGCGAGGCCGATGTCTGCTTCTCGGCGGCCAAGCTGTTTTTTGCCTATGGCCTGGGCAATGGCCTGAGCTTTCCATTGTTTGTGGGCGCCAGCGTGGTGCTGATGGCCGAGCGACCCACGCCCGACGCGGTGTTCAAGCGCTGGATGGCGCACCGCCCCACGGTGTTTTTCGGCGCGCCCACCGGTTACGCCGGCATGCTGGCGTCGCCCCATCTGCCGGCGCGCAGCCAGGTGGCGCTGCGTTTGTGCTCATCGGCTGGCGAGGCGTTGCCGCGCGACATCGGCGAGCGTTTCACCGCGCAGTACGGCGCCGAGATCATCGACGGCATCGGCTCCACCGAGATGCTGCACATCTTCTTGTCCAACCGGCCCGGTGATGTGCGCTACGGCAGCACCGGCAGGCCGGTGCCGGGCTACGAGGTGCAGTTGCGCGGCGAGGATGGCCAGCCGGTGGCCGATGGCGAGGTGGGCGACTTGTACATTGCCGGGCCCAGCGCTGCGCTGATGTACTGGGGCAACCGCGACAAGACGCGCGACACCTTCCAGGGCCGCTGGACCAAGAGCGGCGACAAATACCTGCGCGATGCCGACGGCTACTACACCTACGCCGGCCGGTCGGACGACATGCTCAAGGTGAGCGGCCAGTATGTGAGCCCCTTCGAGGTGGAGGCCACGCTGGTGCAGCACCCGGCCGTGCTGGAGGCCGCGGTGATCGGCGTGGCCGATGACGAGGGCCTCACCCGCAGCAAGGCCTTCGTGGTGTTGCGCAGCGGCCAGCAGGCCGATGCCCAGACCGAGGCGCTGCTGAAGGCCTTTGTCAAGGAGCGGCTGGCGCCGCACAAGTACCCGCGGCAGATCGAGTTTCTGGACGAGTTGCCCAAGACCGCCACCGGCAAGATCCAGCGCTTCAAGCTGCGCGAGCGCGAGCAGGCCCGATGA